The region TGGGATCGGGGTAACGCTGGATTCGGgtttggtttcggtttcgggGTCAGATTCGGTTTCAGGATCTGGGTCGGGATCAGTGGAGGCTGTTGTGTTTGAAGACATGCACGGAGTAACAGAAACAGAGACAGAATACTAAcgttaaaatattaattaggACCGAGCGGAGCGATCTCTCTCGAGTTACCTGCAGCCGCGGTGCTGTTGAGGTGGCCAGGATTCGGTTTGGCGGCACACACAGGTCCTGGCGACGACTTCCACTGACTCTCCGGCTTGGCAATGGGCACTGAAAGAAACCAGAGGGGCAAATACAGGCGGTTCAGATGCAAGATCAGGGTTCGAAACTCACAAGATGAAAATCCATCGGAAACAATGAACTGgcttagctttgctttctcgGAAAGGGCTTGATCCGGGGCTTTGGGGGGGAAACAGAGAGAGATTCGAGGTCAGGGGCCAAAAGGCACAAGAGAGTATCTGAATTCCTACTACTGAGCATACATTCGAGTTTTGTGGTAACCATAGTGTATTGTATTGTATTTCATGACAAGGTTTCAAGTTCAGTGTTTCATCTACGCTTAAATCGGTAATCGATACTTGGGATTAACCTAATCTTAGGGGGCTATGCACGAGAGTCTAATAATGTTCAAGTTCAATGTCCATTACCAACTTCCGCCTGCTCCTTGTCGTTGCTGCCATTGGTATTGGGTGCTGGGATGGTGTTCAGTTTTCCCTTATCGTTCTCCTTCTCCTCGGCCTTGTTGTGAACTCCGTTCTCCATCACCACTCCGGGCTTTACTGGCTTCACCTGGGAGATAAAGGTTACTTTCTGGTTACTTGTCTGGCTGATAGTCCACTTACCTGATTGGCCATCTCCTCGCGCTCGCCGCTGCTGATCTCATCGCTGGAGTGCGACTCCGAGCTGCTCTCATCGCTGCTGGTATTGCTGCTggagtcctcctcctccagatTGGGCACAAAGTCGGAGTCGTTGTCGGAGTTCTCGTTGGCGTACTTGGCCAGCATTTGGTCGATGGTCAGGTTGTGGTCTGGATCGGCACAAGGATCCTCTTCCCGTGGGCGCTTCATGACAGCCGGACTGGTTTGGGTAGTCTGGGTAATCAAAAAAGAaggataataattaataatccTTCTCATAAAGTACAGATACCCTAGACCTACCTGCTCCATATTCCTCACGGCGAAGAGACGTCCACTATTGGCCCGCTGGACCCCAGGGCGACACATGGCCTTCGACAGCCACTGGGTAAGCTTCTGGGTGAGTCCTTTGCCACTGCTGTAGGCCAGTTCCTGTTGGCGCTGTCGCATAACCTTCAACCCGTGCACCCGGATGGCCCGCAGCTTACGCCGCCTGGTCTGGATGAAGTAGACCATGTCCGAGGGCGCAATGGGACCGTTGCCGATCATCAGGGCGCCCACCGACAACCACACCCGGGTGAGACGCAGCAAGATGATGAGCATCAGGAAGGGACCCCAGGGCAGGGGGCGTTCCAGGGGAGCGGATGTTTTCTctggatatagatatagaggATATATGTTTTTTGGCTGGAGGCGCTTAAGCTCACCCTGCGGCAGACTCCACTTGGCCGTGTCCTCGATCATCCGCAGGGCGCGGTCGGTGCGCTCGATCACGAACTGACCAATCCACGTGCTGGCGAACCGCTCCGCCTGCTCCCGGACTCGGTCGTAGAAATTGCGCGGCATCTGCAGTTCGCTGACTTCATCCTCGTCGATGTGGTCGGTGCGCTGCTGCCTCTGGGGctgcggcggctgctgctgctgctggagctgcATCTGATGCTTATCTTTGGCGCCCGCCACCGTCTTTGTCTCCTGAGCCATCTTGCTGATTGAAATAAATCggtttttattggattttattgtatttttttaagtttctttACAAAGTTTAGtttagtacaaaaaaaaaagataattagataagaaagcaaacaaaaaaactctcttataaatataatatttagtgttaaattttaaacaaaatagacAAAGCTAGAAATGACTAATTAATGCTTGGATTTAAGAATTATTCAATATGTATaacattaaataataatataataatctCTATATTCCAATAATCATACCATTGATAGTCAGCTTCCATAAAAATAGCTGGTGGATTTTGTATCCTAACTTTAGTCTAAAATTTAGTCGCCTATACGattttttatcttttctttAAAGATTTGAACACCCCCTcgattctattttattttgaaagtaAAAACCCCCCTGAGAATTTTGAACTCATCaaattattaacttttttaactaatttacaatttaatttttaataagtaATATTAGCCTAATATTAACCTAAAAAAATCCATAATAACTCAAAATAGAGAAAAGATTCCAATGTAAATAAACGACACAACTGAAAGATATTTAGAAATGCCTAAGTCAGTGGTATTCctcctaaaaaaatatttccaacaaaaaaatagatattaAAAATCTTAACTTTTATCATTTACCATTTAAAagtgtataattttttaattcatatACATAATTAAACGAGTAACTAtgtataaacattttaatactttttatttaatacttaaCCAAACGTGATTTTTAAACCGAATGTCGGCATATGCTATCTTTGCGAATTATTGCGATTGTTTATTGCGAATTAATTGTCGAAAATTGTTAGTTCCGCCGTAAAGGTATCCGTGCGGATGAGGCGCGTGATTACCGGCTGAACAACCCGAGTACCGGAACACGGGAATACGAGAAGCACGGTAATACCATATTAATAAACCTGACGAGGCGAGGTCGTCTGCCAGTGGAACCGAAAGTGGATCGCTTATCTGGACAGATCGGCACTTCGCACTTATTCGAGCCCGGGACGGAGGaacgcttttgttttttgttgctgccgtCTGGCAAAACTTATAGTCGCTATATAGCTACAATGACTAACGGCAAAAAATTAAGAAGCGATGCaccaacaaaaatcaaaacaaattaagTATTATAAAATTAGACCATATGAACTTTGCTCGATTCCGTCGGGAGGAGATGGAATAGTTCTGCTCGGTGTTCGGGAGTGATTACGGGAGATCTCCGTCTCGGAATTCTCCGTGCAGGCGTGGTGTGGGTGAGGTTATTCGGCTGGGGTTATTAGTGATTTTTACAGTTCGTTGGCGATTATTCTCTATCACCGAATCGAATAAAATACAGctattttgctttttattgtgttatttcgcataaatttaatttgatgATAGCCATTCATTGCGATCCATAAGGATGAAAGAAATCTGGCATATAATATAAAGTTACACAAGCatcacatttatttattttatatttatagcgCTTATTGCATCGGCCAGCAAAATACGCGAAAACCTCAATtaaacaacaagaaaaaagcataataaaattatcaaaaaaatttgttggCGGGATCAAAGTGTATCGCCCATAAAATTCGCACATAGCGCAGCAGAAGTAAAATATACACACGAGTACGAGTCCACACTACGGACGGATCACTGTAGCGAGAAATGGAAATGCAGAAGTTCTCGGCGAGTGGACCTGCGAAGAAggggatggatggatggatgcaGCGACGAGATGTGGGGAAAGAGGCCAGTGGCCAGCGAACGAAAGTGTAAAGTGCAAGGCACTGGAACCCTGGCTGATAACGGTAGTTTTCGCTTTTTCTGCAATGGCGCTCGCCGAGCAGTGGAACAAGCATGACCACTTACCGGTGTTTTTTTGGATTTCCTTTTGCAGTAACTTTGAAGGTTTTTTATTGATTCGACTTTTGAAACTCTCGTTCCGGCCGCTAGTTTCGAATTAGTCCTAAGTTGTTTTCAAAACTGAAAATCCCTTTGGAGAATCACTTTTCCCAAAATCCAGGCCAACAATATCCGGCTCCAAGCTTCAAGCTTTCTTCTTCACAAACAATTCCCGAGCGACTGATCGAGTCTTTTGGGTGTCCGGGTTTCTGAGCCGCTCATCCGAAGCCGAACATGATCGGCAACCAATCCGAGCAATCTTTCCATCTGTCATTCTCTCGCTCTTTCCAGAATCTCTCTCTAATCTCCAAAGATAGGGTTTCTTCTGCAGGGATtataaaaaaagcaaagcaTTAAAAGGGTGGTAATACTTTTACGATAAATAACCCAAATATAGAAAATCGCGTATATTCTGCTAAATTTGCatcatttaataaattttattttgtttaataactttgacaaaataaatataactgAAAACAAACGAATGCAGAGTAATTATGTATGAAAACGTAGTTATATGAAATGTCTTTAAATAATAACTACTATAAAACCTTCGGAGTTATAGCAATACCATAGTTTCTCCAATATCCGAAAGATATTCTTACTTTATTCTAAGATAATATGGTTCTTACTTTAAAAATTGACCCAAATTGAGCTTACTTTTTGAATACAAATACAATTTTGATTATAATAACTACATAATATTAACCCAATTAATGTATATTAATTTGCTATTAAAAGCATATATCCCacatttaaaattgtaaatttcttattcataaaataactttttattttgtttcgaTTGCCAAATTCATTACGAACTaacttttcattaaaataaaattaaaaatgtaattagaCATGTACATAATCGTATTTCAAGTGTGAAATCACTCCGGCAAGTGAATTAATTCGAATTAAAGAGTCCTTTAAAAGCTCTGGAGCCTCTTCAGAGAGCCCTGGGCACAGTAGGGCCGTAATTGGATTAGGGAATGCTAAAAGGGTGCCCTTCATcgattattaaaataaaacagaagCCCAAATGAAAACATCAACACATTAAAGCCTCCCGTTATTGGTTTTAAAGTCAATCGCCAATGACATTCGTGTTTACCTGGTTTGTTTATCCTGTTTTGAAGTGTCCTCCGGTCCTTCTGCAGTTTTGACGAGCCACTCGACCGTGTTCCACTCAATTTTCGCATTTCGCTCAGGCGAAAGCTTTCTCGCCCTGTCACGGCTATAAAGCTCTCTCAGTTGCGCGAAAACGCTCGCGCTCTCGTTTTCCGGGAAGACAGGTACGAATGAACGAAACTTGAATTTTGTCCAATGCTCAGAGCGGATGTGTGTTGCGGAGAGGAACCGAAGCAAAGTTCGAGTCGAATTAAATATTGTCCAAAAAGTGTTCACTCCACGGTTCTGTCTCCACGGCGGCACACGGACACATCCGGAAGCGCGTGTTCCTCCATTTTGCTCTCGCTGGCACGCGCGTTCTGTAAATTCTGTGGATTTTCCCGCCCGCACCGCCCCCGCCGCCCTCTTCGTCAATTTCTGGAACAACTACAACCATTTCCCCGACTTTTACCCATTCATctcgcgtgtgtgtgtgtgtgtgctaccaaaaaataaaaataaaaataaataaataaaatagaaagcGTGTTTAACCGTGTGTAGTGTGTTTTGTgcggaaaataaaataaaaggaatGCAAATGCAGGCAGCAGGGCAAAGGCTGAATGTGTTTTCCAATTGAAATCATAGCCAGTACGTGGGAAAACGAGCTCCAGGAGTAACAGGAGCTGCGAGGAGGATGTAGTCGCGGAATATCCATGCACTTGTCTTGGTGACctcacaccacacacacacaggccgACACACAAACACCAGCGACCCAGCTAGCTTTCAGGATGTGTAAGTGCCTGGCccgaaataaaaatgtttggcCTCCACGGTTGCCAATGATAAGCCACGTTACCATCCATCCACCTGGCCGCCATAAACTCCACTCGTTTCCACCAGCGACAGCTGCTCTCTCCGtgtattttgcatttttgtatttttaaatccGTTATCCTGTATCCTTTGGGTCCTAGGCCGACTCCCTTTGATGCTGGCTGGTGGTAGGCCCCGCCATTACCACTtccaccgccactcgaaaagCCGAGCCGTTTCTGAAAAGCCCACGACGCCGCACAATTTGGCCTGCTATTTTTATGCGGGTGGAGTGCGGCTCTGGCCAAATTAGTTGGCGCATAAATCTGCCACAGCCCTC is a window of Drosophila bipectinata strain 14024-0381.07 chromosome 2R, DbipHiC1v2, whole genome shotgun sequence DNA encoding:
- the Jabba gene encoding uncharacterized protein Jabba isoform X5, whose protein sequence is MAQETKTVAGAKDKHQMQLQQQQQPPQPQRQQRTDHIDEDEVSELQMPRNFYDRVREQAERFASTWIGQFVIERTDRALRMIEDTAKWSLPQEKTSAPLERPLPWGPFLMLIILLRLTRVWLSVGALMIGNGPIAPSDMVYFIQTRRRKLRAIRVHGLKVMRQRQQELAYSSGKGLTQKLTQWLSKAMCRPGVQRANSGRLFAVRNMEQTTQTSPAVMKRPREEDPCADPDHNLTIDQMLAKYANENSDNDSDFVPNLEEEDSSSNTSSDESSSESHSSDEISSGEREEMANQVKPVKPGVVMENGVHNKAEEKENDKGKLNTIPAPNTNGSNDKEQAEVVPIAKPESQWKSSPGPVCAAKPNPGHLNSTAAAGSPTYFNSNLGTQAPPKTSLPSALAHSTPDSKPNDGADIESSENQKHTHQQKQNHQNHQRQNHSHQRHRGGRNRR
- the Jabba gene encoding uncharacterized protein Jabba isoform X1; the encoded protein is MAQETKTVAGAKDKHQMQLQQQQQPPQPQRQQRTDHIDEDEVSELQMPRNFYDRVREQAERFASTWIGQFVIERTDRALRMIEDTAKWSLPQEKTSAPLERPLPWGPFLMLIILLRLTRVWLSVGALMIGNGPIAPSDMVYFIQTRRRKLRAIRVHGLKVMRQRQQELAYSSGKGLTQKLTQWLSKAMCRPGVQRANSGRLFAVRNMEQTTQTSPAVMKRPREEDPCADPDHNLTIDQMLAKYANENSDNDSDFVPNLEEEDSSSNTSSDESSSESHSSDEISSGEREEMANQVKPVKPGVVMENGVHNKAEEKENDKGKLNTIPAPNTNGSNDKEQAEVAPDQALSEKAKLSQFIVSDGFSSLPIAKPESQWKSSPGPVCAAKPNPGHLNSTAAAASTDPDPDPETESDPETETKPESSVTPIPDPQVQQILELAATLTAQQMSNYPTVDTLTPATSSEDIFYSPIGSPTYFNSNLGTQAPPKTSLPSALAHSTPDSKPNDGADIESSENQKHTHQQKQNHQNHQRQNHSHQRHRGGRNRR
- the Jabba gene encoding uncharacterized protein Jabba isoform X2, whose amino-acid sequence is MAQETKTVAGAKDKHQMQLQQQQQPPQPQRQQRTDHIDEDEVSELQMPRNFYDRVREQAERFASTWIGQFVIERTDRALRMIEDTAKWSLPQEKTSAPLERPLPWGPFLMLIILLRLTRVWLSVGALMIGNGPIAPSDMVYFIQTRRRKLRAIRVHGLKVMRQRQQELAYSSGKGLTQKLTQWLSKAMCRPGVQRANSGRLFAVRNMEQTTQTSPAVMKRPREEDPCADPDHNLTIDQMLAKYANENSDNDSDFVPNLEEEDSSSNTSSDESSSESHSSDEISSGEREEMANQVKPVKPGVVMENGVHNKAEEKENDKGKLNTIPAPNTNGSNDKEQAEVVPIAKPESQWKSSPGPVCAAKPNPGHLNSTAAAASTDPDPDPETESDPETETKPESSVTPIPDPQVQQILELAATLTAQQMSNYPTVDTLTPATSSEDIFYSPIGSPTYFNSNLGTQAPPKTSLPSALAHSTPDSKPNDGADIESSENQKHTHQQKQNHQNHQRQNHSHQRHRGGRNRR
- the Jabba gene encoding uncharacterized protein Jabba isoform X4, with the protein product MAQETKTVAGAKDKHQMQLQQQQQPPQPQRQQRTDHIDEDEVSELQMPRNFYDRVREQAERFASTWIGQFVIERTDRALRMIEDTAKWSLPQEKTSAPLERPLPWGPFLMLIILLRLTRVWLSVGALMIGNGPIAPSDMVYFIQTRRRKLRAIRVHGLKVMRQRQQELAYSSGKGLTQKLTQWLSKAMCRPGVQRANSGRLFAVRNMEQTTQTSPAVMKRPREEDPCADPDHNLTIDQMLAKYANENSDNDSDFVPNLEEEDSSSNTSSDESSSESHSSDEISSGEREEMANQVKPVKPGVVMENGVHNKAEEKENDKGKLNTIPAPNTNGSNDKEQAEVAPDQALSEKAKLSQFIVSDGFSSLPIAKPESQWKSSPGPVCAAKPNPGHLNSTAAAGSPTYFNSNLGTQAPPKTSLPSALAHSTPDSKPNDGADIESSENQKHTHQQKQNHQNHQRQNHSHQRHRGGRNRR
- the Jabba gene encoding pinin isoform X3: MAQETKTVAGAKDKHQMQLQQQQQPPQPQRQQRTDHIDEDEVSELQMPRNFYDRVREQAERFASTWIGQFVIERTDRALRMIEDTAKWSLPQEKTSAPLERPLPWGPFLMLIILLRLTRVWLSVGALMIGNGPIAPSDMVYFIQTRRRKLRAIRVHGLKVMRQRQQELAYSSGKGLTQKLTQWLSKAMCRPGVQRANSGRLFAVRNMEQTTQTSPAVMKRPREEDPCADPDHNLTIDQMLAKYANENSDNDSDFVPNLEEEDSSSNTSSDESSSESHSSDEISSGEREEMANQVKPVKPGVVMENGVHNKAEEKENDKGKLNTIPAPNTNGSNDKEQAEVAPDQALSEKAKLSQFIVSDGFSSLPIAKPESQWKSSPGPVCAAKPNPGHLNSTAAAASTDPDPDPETESDPETETKPESSVTPIPDPQVQQILELAATLTAQQMSNYPTVDTLTPATSSEDIFYSPIGSPTYFNSNLGTQAPPKTSLPSALGNSFHPRFEAQ
- the Jabba gene encoding uncharacterized protein Jabba isoform X6, coding for MAQETKTVAGAKDKHQMQLQQQQQPPQPQRQQRTDHIDEDEVSELQMPRNFYDRVREQAERFASTWIGQFVIERTDRALRMIEDTAKWSLPQEKTSAPLERPLPWGPFLMLIILLRLTRVWLSVGALMIGNGPIAPSDMVYFIQTRRRKLRAIRVHGLKVMRQRQQELAYSSGKGLTQKLTQWLSKAMCRPGVQRANSGRLFAVRNMEQTTQTSPAVMKRPREEDPCADPDHNLTIDQMLAKYANENSDNDSDFVPNLEEEDSSSNTSSDESSSESHSSDEISSGEREEMANQVKPVKPGVVMENGVHNKAEEKENDKGKLNTIPAPNTNGSNDKEQAEVAPDQALSEKAKLSQFIVSDGFSSLPIAKPESQWKSSPGPVCAAKPNPGHLNSTAAAGSPTYFNSNLGTQAPPKTSLPSALGNSFHPRFEAQ